In one Trichlorobacter lovleyi SZ genomic region, the following are encoded:
- the extH gene encoding selenite/tellurite reduction operon rhodanese-like protein ExtH — MMQRFVMTRRSMLFSLAGLLLTTALTLWGCGGGGGTSSYTDPNASITTTKTATALIEPATLKQWMDEGKVNNPDPATRDRVVIVSVGTPANYATAHIPGSQLLDSGALNLTRLEGVTAIGTMVMDGPTIDGHIQRLGINQYTTIVIAPTGTDTAMNASRVYFTLRYWGFPKERVKILNGGQTAWTTAAATWPAAYAVTATVPTIPASTFSVKNLYNGTTTTNFNLRYSIGEMINLVDKINAGTISTGATGVAIMDERGGVNVTTHPYIANAATYNNGTTTVLDSHMNYYGTVAGTFKDTAALTANLANFGITANKTMTYLYCASGMRASTAFFVLDGILGWPVTLYDGSWGQWSGYTSLSTSPVATAWRTNVNTSATVAINRTANASLYDPAGTGNVKPATLTIDPIANAIYSTITDPRANQMLNEDKAYFTSGGTTTGGGGGGGTGSGC; from the coding sequence ATGATGCAACGTTTTGTGATGACAAGAAGGAGCATGCTGTTCAGTCTGGCCGGCTTACTGCTGACCACCGCACTGACACTGTGGGGTTGCGGAGGTGGAGGCGGAACCAGCAGCTACACTGACCCCAATGCCTCAATCACAACGACAAAAACAGCAACGGCACTGATTGAACCGGCAACCCTTAAACAATGGATGGATGAAGGCAAGGTCAACAACCCCGACCCTGCAACCCGTGATCGGGTAGTGATTGTATCAGTAGGAACCCCGGCCAACTATGCCACAGCCCACATCCCCGGTTCGCAGTTACTGGACTCCGGGGCACTGAACCTGACCCGCCTGGAAGGTGTCACTGCGATCGGCACCATGGTTATGGACGGCCCGACCATTGACGGACATATCCAAAGACTCGGTATCAACCAGTATACGACGATTGTCATTGCCCCGACAGGGACCGACACAGCCATGAACGCATCCAGGGTCTATTTCACACTTCGCTACTGGGGCTTCCCCAAAGAACGCGTAAAGATCCTCAACGGTGGCCAGACCGCCTGGACAACTGCGGCGGCTACATGGCCGGCAGCCTACGCGGTGACAGCAACCGTACCGACCATCCCGGCCTCCACTTTCAGCGTCAAGAACCTGTATAACGGCACAACCACCACCAACTTTAACCTGCGTTACTCAATCGGCGAAATGATCAACCTTGTGGACAAGATCAATGCCGGAACCATCAGCACCGGCGCAACCGGTGTCGCCATCATGGATGAGCGTGGCGGTGTCAACGTGACCACTCACCCGTACATTGCCAATGCAGCCACCTATAACAACGGAACCACCACTGTCCTTGACAGCCATATGAACTATTACGGCACCGTGGCAGGAACATTCAAGGATACCGCTGCATTAACCGCCAATCTTGCCAATTTTGGCATAACCGCCAACAAAACCATGACCTACCTCTACTGCGCCAGCGGCATGCGTGCCTCAACGGCATTCTTTGTCCTGGACGGCATCCTCGGCTGGCCGGTCACCCTGTATGACGGTTCATGGGGCCAATGGAGCGGTTACACATCCCTCTCAACAAGCCCGGTGGCTACGGCATGGCGCACCAATGTCAACACCTCTGCAACAGTGGCAATAAACAGAACCGCAAATGCTTCTCTGTATGATCCTGCCGGCACCGGCAACGTCAAGCCGGCAACACTAACCATAGACCCAATCGCTAATGCCATCTATTCAACCATCACCGATCCCCGCGCCAACCAGATGCTGAACGAAGACAAGGCCTACTTCACCAGCGGCGGCACAACAACCGGCGGTGGCGGCGGCGGTGGCACCGGCAGCGGCTGCTGA
- a CDS encoding LysR family transcriptional regulator, whose product MDIDVLKSLVAAVETGSFSRAATSLYISQSAVSKRVKMLEDKLGLALLDRSGPQLQLTPAGRIVVKNAKAIIDVCCRCTEELRQFRQERNVSFCCTPAFGLTYLPKIVRAFMELRPDVSSFRFTFDNPEKIMDGLQSGDFQMAVVEHCDFFPLQGTVIDRLPDDVMLLVGPASLGAQSQQWTLDELLAKNICVRSNGCCSRLILEDKMAAAGRSMDAFSRVLTYDDLNMILEAVLEGDGVGYVARNVVEKHLADGTMVALEVPGFEQVFHRSLLVGPSFQPSQESDDLIRLIREITC is encoded by the coding sequence ATGGATATTGATGTGTTAAAGAGTCTGGTGGCTGCCGTGGAGACGGGGTCGTTTTCCCGTGCGGCAACTTCGCTCTATATCAGTCAGTCAGCGGTCTCTAAACGCGTAAAGATGCTTGAGGATAAGTTGGGACTGGCCTTGTTGGACCGCTCCGGCCCCCAGTTGCAACTGACTCCGGCCGGCAGGATCGTGGTGAAAAACGCCAAGGCGATCATTGACGTTTGCTGCCGCTGCACGGAAGAGTTACGGCAGTTTAGGCAGGAACGAAATGTTTCATTCTGCTGCACGCCGGCCTTTGGCCTGACCTATCTTCCCAAGATCGTGCGGGCTTTTATGGAGCTGCGGCCCGATGTGAGTAGTTTTCGTTTTACCTTTGACAACCCTGAAAAGATCATGGACGGTCTGCAGAGTGGTGACTTTCAGATGGCGGTGGTTGAACATTGCGACTTTTTCCCGCTTCAGGGGACCGTGATTGACAGGTTGCCGGATGATGTGATGCTGCTGGTAGGCCCCGCCTCCCTTGGCGCCCAGTCGCAGCAATGGACACTTGACGAACTGCTGGCAAAAAATATCTGCGTCCGTTCAAATGGCTGTTGTTCCCGTCTGATCCTTGAGGACAAAATGGCGGCAGCAGGCAGGTCAATGGATGCGTTCAGCCGGGTGCTGACCTATGATGACCTTAACATGATTCTGGAGGCGGTACTCGAAGGTGACGGTGTCGGGTATGTCGCCAGGAACGTGGTTGAAAAACATCTGGCGGACGGCACCATGGTTGCCTTGGAGGTGCCCGGTTTCGAACAGGTCTTCCATCGTTCTCTGCTGGTGGGCCCCAGTTTCCAGCCGTCGCAGGAGTCGGATGACCTGATCCGGCTGATTCGTGAGATTACCTGTTGA
- the queC gene encoding 7-cyano-7-deazaguanine synthase QueC: MRKAVILYSSGLDSTTCLAIARDQGFAPYAISFDYGQRHRHELDLARANARKLGAVEHLVVAFDLRQVGGSALTSEIDVPKEGVADDIPVTYVPARNTIFLSFALGWAEVLGAYDIFIGVNALDYSGYPDCRPEYIDAYQRMANLATKAGVEGTGHFTIHTPLINLTKAEIIKQGTALGVDYSQTHSCYDPTPDGLSCGQCDSCRLRLKGFSEAGLRDPLRYA, encoded by the coding sequence ATGCGTAAAGCAGTCATTCTCTATAGCTCTGGTCTTGATTCAACCACCTGCCTCGCCATTGCCCGGGACCAGGGTTTTGCCCCCTATGCCATCAGTTTTGATTATGGCCAGCGCCACCGTCATGAACTTGATCTGGCTCGCGCCAATGCCAGGAAGCTGGGGGCTGTCGAGCACCTGGTGGTGGCCTTTGATCTGCGCCAGGTGGGAGGCAGCGCCCTGACCAGCGAGATTGATGTGCCTAAAGAGGGGGTCGCTGACGATATCCCGGTGACCTATGTGCCGGCCCGCAATACCATCTTCCTTTCCTTTGCCCTGGGCTGGGCAGAGGTGCTGGGGGCCTATGATATCTTCATCGGCGTAAACGCCCTGGACTATTCCGGCTACCCCGACTGTCGTCCCGAGTATATTGATGCCTACCAACGGATGGCCAACCTGGCCACCAAGGCCGGGGTAGAAGGTACCGGTCATTTTACTATCCATACCCCCTTAATCAATCTGACCAAGGCAGAAATTATCAAACAAGGCACTGCATTGGGGGTTGATTACAGTCAAACTCATTCCTGTTACGATCCAACCCCAGATGGTCTGTCCTGTGGTCAATGTGATTCGTGTCGCTTACGTCTCAAAGGGTTCAGTGAAGCTGGGTTGCGTGACCCATTACGGTACGCCTGA